Proteins co-encoded in one Chrysemys picta bellii isolate R12L10 chromosome 13, ASM1138683v2, whole genome shotgun sequence genomic window:
- the LOC103306978 gene encoding olfactory receptor 11A1-like: MQPMANTEWENQTSITEFILLGFGNHPELQIFLFLLFLVIYIVTMAGNILIMVLVVSDQHLHTPMYYFLGNLSCLETCYTSTILPRMLTSLLTGDRTISVTGCLVQLYFFGSLVDTECYLLAAMSYDQYLAICKPLHYGTRMNNRFCFQLAAGSWISAFLAVIIVIFLMSQLIFCGPNEIDHFFCDLTPMIKLSCSDTHKMELVTFWGSVLFTLPPFLLTMTSYVYIIIAILRIPSTAGKQKAFSICSSHLIVVTIFYGTLMIVYILPKTEMLQELNKVFSLCYTVLTPLLNPLIYTLRNKGVKLALRKAVGKCVAFMN; encoded by the coding sequence ATGCAACCCATGGCAAACACAGAATGGGAAAATCAAACGtccatcacagaattcatcctcctgggatttgggAATCATCCTGAACTTCAGatttttctcttcctgctgttcTTAGTGATCTACATTGTGACCATGGCCGGGAACATCCTCATCATGGTACTAGTTGTGTCTGATCAGcatcttcacacccccatgtactacTTCCTGGGGaatttgtcctgcttggagacctgctacacctccaccatcctgcccaggatgctgaccagtctcctgactggggacagaaccatttctgttacTGGTTGCCTTGTACAATTATATTTCTTTGGTTCTCTAGTTGACACAGAATGTTACCTCCTGGCTGCGATGTCTTATGATCAGTATTTAGCAATATGCAAACCACTGCACTATGGAACCCGTATGAATAACAGGTTCTGCTTCCAGCTAGCAGCTGGATCTTGGATAAGTGCATTTTTGGCTGTTATCATTGTCATATTTTTAATGTCACAGTTAATTTTCTGCGGCCctaatgaaattgaccatttcttttgtgatcTCACCCCAATGATAAAACTGTCCTGCAGTGACACCCATAAGATGGAACTTGTGACCTTTTGGGGCTCCGTCTTATTCACTTTACCTCCATTTCTGTTGACCATGACATCCTATGTTTATATCATAATtgccatcctgagaatcccttctaCTGCTGGGaagcaaaaggccttttccatctgctcctctcacctcattgtggtgaccATTTTCTACGGGACCCTGATGATTGTCTATATCTTACCAAAAACTGAGATGCTGCAGGAGCTGAACAAAGTGTTCTCCCTTTGCTACACAGTCCTGACACCCCTGCTTAATCCCCTGATCTACACCCTGAGAAACAAAGGCGTCAAGTTGGCCTTGAGAAAAGCTGTCGGGAAATGTGTGGCTTTCATGAAttaa